A single genomic interval of Procambarus clarkii isolate CNS0578487 chromosome 17, FALCON_Pclarkii_2.0, whole genome shotgun sequence harbors:
- the LOC138365678 gene encoding calcium-binding and coiled-coil domain-containing protein 2-like, whose amino-acid sequence MSHNNVAKVEEEALLEEEEALLEEQEALLEEEEALLEEQEALLEKQKTLLEKQKTLLEKQKTPLEKQKTLLEKQKTLLEKQKALLEKQKALLEKQKTLLKEQTGSSSRTRITTSQLKGYYCCKQPRIMLRSS is encoded by the coding sequence gtggaggaggaggcactgttggaggaggaggaggcactgTTGGAGGAGCAGGAggcactgttggaggaggaggaggcactgTTGGAGGAGCAGGAGGCACTGTTGGAGAAGCAGAAGACACTGCTGGAGAAGCAGAAGACACTGCTGGAGAAGCAGAAGACACCGCTGGAGAAGCAGAAGACACTGCTGGAGAAGCAGAAGACACTGTTGGAGAAGCAGAAGGCACTGTTGGAGAAGCAGAAGGCACTGCTGGAGAAGCAGAAGACACTGCTGAAGGAGCAGACAGGCTCCTCCAGCAGAACCCGCATCACAACTTCACAACTCAAGGGTTATTACTGTTGTAAACAACCTCGTAtaatgcttcggagctcataa